From a single Terriglobia bacterium genomic region:
- a CDS encoding helix-turn-helix domain-containing protein: MDFDRVFKALAHPARRSLLDALRTSGGQTLGELCSNLDMSRQAVTQHLARLQEANLIATIRQGREKLHYLNPVPIHEIHRRWIEKFERHRLDALHELEKATEPDPRG, encoded by the coding sequence GCTCGCCCATCCGGCGCGGAGGAGCCTGCTCGACGCCCTCAGGACCTCGGGCGGCCAGACGCTGGGGGAGCTCTGCTCGAATCTCGACATGAGCCGCCAAGCGGTCACGCAACATCTCGCGCGTCTCCAGGAGGCGAATCTGATCGCCACGATCCGGCAGGGGCGGGAGAAGCTGCACTACCTCAATCCCGTCCCGATCCACGAGATCCACCGACGTTGGATCGAGAAGTTCGAGCGGCATCGCCTGGACGCGCTGCACGAGCTCGAGAAAGCCACCGAACCGGATCCTCGCGGATGA